Proteins encoded by one window of Salvia splendens isolate huo1 chromosome 5, SspV2, whole genome shotgun sequence:
- the LOC121802099 gene encoding CMP-sialic acid transporter 1-like has protein sequence MMQWYVVASFLTVLTSSQGILTTLSQSNGGYKYDYATVPFLAEVFKLIVSSLMLWRECQASPPPKITTDWRSVRLYPIPSVIYLIHNNVQFATLTYVDTSTYQIMGNLKIVTTGILFRLFLRRKLSNLQWMAIVLLAIGTTTSQVKGCGETSCESLFSSPIQGYMLGVLSACLSALAGVYTEFLMKKNNDSLYWQNIQLYTFGAIFNMAKLATDDFRSGFENGPWWRRLFDGYSVTTWLVVLNLGSTGLLVSWLMKYADNIVKVYSTSMAMLLTMLVSVYIFHFKPTLQLFLGIVICMMSLHMYFAPPTVLVDLPLTAKASPENLDEVSANRRTAS, from the exons ATGATGCAGTGGTACGTCGTCGCTTCATTCCTCACCGTTCTCACAAGCTCTCAG GGGATATTGACGACATTGTCTCAGAGTAATGGGGGGTACAAGTATGACTATGCTACTGTGCCTTTTCTTGCTGAAGTTTTTAAG CTAATTGTGTCTAGTTTGATGCTGTGGAGAGAATGCCAGGCATCGCCTCCTCCTAAAATCACGACTGATTGGAGAAGTGTGCGGTTGTATCCGATTCCGTCAGTCATATACCTCATTCACAACAATGTGCAGTTTGCCACATTGACTTATGTTGATACCTCCACTTATCAGATAATGGGAAACTTAAAGATTGTTACGACTGGAATACTGTTCAG GCTATTTTTGAGGAGGAAGCTTTCTAATTTGCAGTGGATGGCTATCGTTCTATTGGCTATTGGAACAACCACAAGCCAG GTCAAAGGTTGTGGAGAAACTTCTTGTGAGTCGCTCTTCTCGTCTCCAATTCAAGGATACATGCTGGGTGTATTATCAGCTTGTCTCTCTGCTCTGGCTGGTGTGTACACGGAATTCTTGATGAAAAAGAACAATGACAGCTTATATTGGCAGAATATTCAATTATACAC ATTTGGTGCAATATTCAACATGGCCAAACTGGCTACTGATGATTTCAGAAGTGGATTCGAGAATGGTCCATGGTGGCGACGTCTTTTCGATGGATACAGTGTAACAACTTGGCTGGTAGTGCTAAATCTTGGTTCGACTGGACTGCTAGTATCGTGGTTGATGAAGTATGCAGATAACATCGTTAAG GTGTATTCAACGTCGATGGCCATGTTATTGACAATGCTGGTATCTGTGTACATTTTCCATTTCAAACCGACTCTTCAG CTCTTTTTGGGAATTGTGATCTGCATGATGTCACTGCACATGTATTTTGCCCCTCCAACCGTGCTTGTGGACTTGCCTCTGACGGCAAAAGCATCACCTGAAAATCTGGATGAAGTTTCTGCTAATCGAAGAACAGCTTCCTAG